A part of Lacinutrix sp. 5H-3-7-4 genomic DNA contains:
- a CDS encoding SulP family inorganic anion transporter, translating into MKNFFSNLKGDAFGGITAGIVALPLALAFGVSSGLGPSAGLYGAIFISFFAALFGGTNTQISGPTAPMTAVSMVVIAGIIAANDGSVEKALPAILTVFLLAGLIQIGLGALGFGKYIKYIPYPVVSGFMTAIGVIILVTQILPAIGYYPKEDVELVSQFKPQAQELILENILKEEAGEGILVLEDFQETIKRAKALTQEDIAKESQTLAKSATSGVMGTLKSLPRAIQNINWLELILALSTIFIVYGFKRITTKIPSALVALVVVSGIAFGFGLDYRPIEEIPSGLPIPNLEIFTSFSLGAITPYIFTAITLALLGAIDSLLTSVVADNMTKTKHKPNKELVGQGIGNSIGAIFGGIPGAGATIRTVVNINAGGKTKLSGMIAGVMLLVILLALGPIASKIPAAVLAGILITVGIGVMDYKGLKAIPVLPKDMKIGPIKLSSEVLVMLVVLVLSTFWNLVYAVGIGLVIASLLFMKKIGDLTAKRSDVKSLKEEAWADEVGFPVRLKEEVFIKHVKGPLFFGSTSEFQALSKQIPNTAKTVVIRLGRMQYMDQSGLYAMEDVIVDLKKQNMNVLFVNLLKQPRYMMERIEIIPNLVPAKHIFKDFDSCLHWVKNNVEDKY; encoded by the coding sequence ATGAAAAACTTTTTTTCAAACCTCAAAGGAGATGCTTTTGGCGGAATTACAGCAGGTATTGTTGCCTTGCCTTTAGCTTTAGCCTTTGGAGTTTCTTCTGGGTTAGGACCAAGTGCAGGTTTATACGGTGCTATTTTTATTAGCTTTTTTGCCGCTTTATTTGGTGGTACAAACACACAAATATCTGGTCCAACTGCTCCAATGACGGCGGTAAGTATGGTTGTAATTGCAGGAATAATTGCAGCAAACGACGGTAGTGTGGAAAAAGCATTACCAGCAATATTAACCGTTTTTTTATTAGCAGGTTTAATACAAATTGGACTTGGCGCATTAGGCTTTGGTAAATACATAAAATACATACCATATCCTGTAGTTTCTGGTTTCATGACGGCAATTGGTGTAATAATATTGGTAACACAAATTTTACCTGCTATTGGGTACTACCCAAAAGAAGATGTAGAACTAGTAAGCCAATTCAAACCACAAGCCCAAGAACTTATTCTTGAGAATATACTTAAAGAAGAAGCTGGAGAAGGTATTTTAGTGTTAGAAGATTTTCAAGAAACTATAAAAAGAGCAAAAGCCTTAACTCAAGAAGATATAGCAAAAGAGTCTCAAACACTTGCAAAATCTGCTACATCTGGAGTTATGGGAACACTAAAATCGTTACCAAGAGCAATACAAAATATTAACTGGTTAGAGCTTATTTTAGCACTATCAACCATTTTTATAGTGTATGGCTTTAAACGTATAACAACAAAAATACCAAGTGCTTTGGTCGCATTAGTTGTAGTATCTGGTATAGCTTTTGGTTTCGGATTAGATTACAGACCAATAGAAGAAATTCCATCAGGTTTACCAATTCCAAATTTAGAAATATTTACAAGCTTTTCATTAGGAGCGATTACACCATATATTTTTACAGCAATCACATTAGCATTATTAGGTGCTATAGATTCGCTTTTAACAAGTGTAGTTGCAGATAATATGACTAAAACCAAACACAAACCAAATAAAGAATTGGTAGGTCAAGGAATTGGTAATAGTATAGGAGCAATTTTTGGAGGCATTCCAGGAGCAGGAGCAACTATTAGAACCGTTGTAAACATTAATGCTGGAGGTAAAACAAAACTATCTGGTATGATTGCAGGCGTAATGCTATTAGTAATTTTATTAGCTCTAGGTCCAATAGCATCAAAAATTCCAGCAGCAGTATTAGCAGGAATTCTAATAACAGTTGGTATTGGTGTTATGGATTATAAAGGCTTAAAAGCAATACCTGTTTTACCAAAAGATATGAAAATCGGGCCTATAAAATTAAGCTCAGAAGTATTAGTAATGCTAGTTGTATTAGTATTATCAACATTTTGGAACTTAGTTTACGCCGTTGGTATTGGTTTAGTAATTGCATCTTTATTGTTTATGAAAAAAATAGGAGATTTAACAGCTAAAAGAAGCGATGTTAAGTCTCTTAAAGAAGAAGCTTGGGCAGACGAAGTTGGGTTTCCAGTAAGGCTAAAAGAAGAAGTGTTTATAAAACACGTAAAAGGACCATTGTTTTTTGGCTCAACAAGCGAGTTTCAAGCATTATCTAAACAAATACCTAATACAGCAAAAACAGTAGTAATACGCTTGGGCAGAATGCAGTATATGGATCAATCAGGATTATACGCAATGGAAGATGTTATAGTAGATTTAAAAAAGCAAAACATGAATGTACTCTTTGTAAATTTACTAAAACAACCACGCTATATGATGGAGCGAATAGAAATAATACCAAATTTAGTACCAGCAAAACATATATTTAAAGATTTTGATTCTTGCTTACATTGGGTTAAAAACAATGTAGAAGATAAATATTAA
- a CDS encoding DUF2490 domain-containing protein, translated as MKNKLTIVLLAVLFVPFLSTAQDSNLGNWLIYIGNKKLNSKWNIHNEIQYRNYDAVGDLEQLLLRTGLGYNLTENNNNILLGYGYILSENYVGDTNEKVSVNEHRIFQQFTTKQKVGKVGLSHRYRFEQRFVEDDFKMRFRYFLGINIPLQYKEDGNNPLYLSAYNEIFLNTESSVFDRNRLYGGLGYKFSKSLKLELGYMNQFFETSGRDQINLIAFVNF; from the coding sequence ATGAAAAACAAATTAACCATAGTACTATTAGCTGTTCTATTTGTGCCATTTTTATCAACAGCTCAAGATAGTAATTTAGGTAATTGGCTTATTTATATAGGAAATAAAAAGCTTAATAGTAAATGGAATATCCATAACGAAATACAATACAGAAATTACGATGCTGTTGGAGACTTAGAACAGTTGTTATTAAGAACCGGATTAGGTTATAATTTAACCGAAAATAACAACAATATTTTATTGGGCTATGGTTATATTTTATCTGAAAATTATGTAGGTGATACTAACGAGAAAGTTTCTGTAAATGAACACAGAATTTTTCAACAATTTACAACCAAACAAAAAGTAGGAAAAGTAGGTTTAAGCCATCGTTACCGTTTTGAACAACGTTTTGTAGAAGACGATTTTAAAATGCGTTTCAGGTATTTTTTAGGGATAAATATTCCATTACAATATAAAGAAGATGGCAACAACCCATTATACCTTTCAGCATATAACGAAATCTTTTTAAATACAGAATCTTCTGTTTTCGATAGAAATAGATTGTATGGTGGTTTAGGCTATAAATTTTCAAAATCTTTAAAATTAGAATTAGGTTATATGAATCAATTTTTTGAAACATCAGGAAGAGATCAAATAAACCTAATAGCCTTTGTTAACTTTTAA
- a CDS encoding universal stress protein yields MKNNKNKILVLIDVKKNIESTLKSTIALANIIKGEITLFYVKKPTEVVNVDNQLSAIRGINEDYTLVESEIKNAIESISKKHNITINYNFSYGNVKNEITRHIEEIKPDTIVLGKRKAKAVNFIGDKITNHIINTFKGLVMIAPKNNVLETSKELTIGVLNANNENKNVLYPSILQEHTTQKIKSFTFIKNSNGSIEPEPLVNSDGTPLVLNQNENAIKNLSNYIVQNNINLFCVNREQTSKKEKTVLAKKDIKNLIDKIEVPLLFADSRN; encoded by the coding sequence ATGAAAAATAACAAAAACAAAATTTTGGTACTTATCGATGTTAAAAAAAACATCGAAAGTACCTTAAAAAGCACTATAGCTTTAGCTAATATTATAAAAGGTGAGATTACCCTTTTTTATGTAAAGAAACCAACCGAGGTTGTAAATGTAGATAACCAATTATCTGCTATTCGTGGAATTAACGAAGATTATACTTTAGTTGAATCTGAAATAAAAAATGCTATCGAGTCTATTTCAAAAAAACACAACATTACTATTAATTATAATTTTAGTTATGGAAATGTGAAAAATGAGATTACTAGACACATAGAGGAAATTAAACCAGACACAATTGTTTTAGGAAAAAGGAAAGCTAAAGCAGTAAATTTTATTGGAGATAAAATTACAAACCATATTATAAATACATTTAAAGGTTTAGTAATGATAGCTCCTAAAAACAATGTTTTAGAGACTAGTAAAGAGTTGACAATAGGTGTTTTAAATGCTAATAACGAAAATAAAAATGTGTTGTACCCAAGTATTTTACAGGAACATACAACACAAAAAATAAAATCGTTTACGTTTATTAAAAACAGTAATGGCTCTATAGAACCAGAACCTCTTGTTAATAGTGACGGTACACCATTAGTTTTAAATCAAAACGAAAACGCTATAAAAAACTTGTCAAACTATATTGTTCAAAATAATATAAATCTATTTTGTGTCAATAGAGAACAAACTAGCAAAAAGGAAAAAACTGTATTAGCAAAAAAGGACATAAAAAACCTAATAGATAAAATAGAAGTTCCTTTATTATTTGCAGATTCAAGAAATTAA
- a CDS encoding SulP family inorganic anion transporter, with translation MFKTLKSDLPASVVVFFVALPLCLGIALASGAPLFSGLIAGIIGGIVVGALSGSKIGVSGPAAGLAAIVLTAIGTLGGYENFLVAVVLGGAIQLLFGVLKAGIIGYYFPSSVIKGMLTGIGIIIILKQIPHFFGYDAEPEGADSFVEASGENTFSALFNIFDNLIIGSMVVGFIALGILLLWSNVLVKKGKIFEIIQGPLVAVVVGIVFYVITQSSETLAIADSHLVSVPVPDSLDSFIGQFSFPNFSAITNPEVWVIAFTIALVASLETLLCVEATDKLDPDKNVTPTNRELLAQGAGNILSGLVGGLPITQVIVRSSANIQSGGKSKLSTIIHGFLLLISVILIPTLLNKIPLSVLAAILLIVGYKLAKPALFMKMYKLGWKQSVPFFVTVAGIVFTDLLVGIGLGLAVGIVVILLKSYQNSHFLHIEDKSNGKNRIKMELAEEVTFFNKGAILKELDSLPRDTYLEFDVTKTRYLDYDIVEILEDFAFKAKERNIDIKLISKRGIVENPPSFIEFFQLRPKSSISLS, from the coding sequence ATGTTTAAAACATTAAAAAGCGACTTGCCTGCAAGTGTCGTAGTATTTTTCGTTGCCTTACCTTTATGTTTAGGTATCGCATTAGCAAGTGGAGCGCCACTTTTTTCAGGATTAATAGCAGGAATTATTGGAGGAATTGTAGTTGGAGCCTTAAGTGGTTCTAAAATTGGAGTTAGCGGACCTGCAGCAGGTTTAGCAGCTATTGTATTAACAGCCATAGGAACTTTAGGTGGTTATGAAAACTTTTTAGTTGCTGTAGTATTAGGAGGAGCAATTCAATTGCTTTTTGGAGTATTAAAAGCTGGAATTATTGGGTATTATTTTCCCTCTTCAGTAATTAAAGGAATGCTTACCGGTATTGGAATTATTATTATTTTAAAGCAAATTCCACACTTTTTTGGTTACGATGCAGAACCAGAAGGAGCAGATAGCTTCGTAGAAGCTTCAGGAGAGAATACATTTTCTGCATTATTTAATATTTTCGATAACCTAATTATAGGCTCAATGGTAGTAGGCTTTATAGCCTTAGGTATTTTACTATTATGGAGCAATGTATTAGTTAAAAAAGGAAAGATTTTTGAGATTATTCAAGGACCATTAGTAGCTGTTGTAGTTGGTATTGTTTTTTACGTTATCACACAATCGAGCGAAACTCTTGCTATTGCAGATTCTCATTTAGTAAGCGTACCTGTTCCAGATAGTTTAGATTCTTTTATTGGGCAATTTAGCTTCCCTAATTTTTCAGCAATAACAAATCCAGAAGTTTGGGTTATAGCATTCACAATTGCACTTGTAGCAAGTTTAGAAACGTTATTATGTGTAGAAGCGACAGATAAGTTAGATCCAGATAAAAACGTAACACCAACAAATAGAGAGTTATTAGCACAAGGAGCAGGTAATATACTATCTGGATTAGTTGGTGGACTTCCAATAACACAAGTAATTGTAAGAAGTTCTGCTAATATCCAATCAGGAGGAAAGAGTAAATTATCTACTATTATTCATGGTTTTTTATTATTAATATCAGTAATCTTAATTCCAACATTACTAAATAAAATTCCTTTATCTGTATTGGCTGCAATTTTATTAATTGTAGGATATAAATTAGCAAAACCAGCATTATTTATGAAAATGTACAAATTAGGATGGAAACAATCTGTACCATTTTTTGTTACTGTAGCAGGAATTGTTTTTACAGATTTATTAGTAGGTATTGGTTTAGGTTTAGCAGTTGGTATCGTGGTTATTTTATTAAAAAGTTACCAGAACTCTCACTTTCTTCATATTGAGGACAAAAGCAATGGAAAAAATAGAATAAAAATGGAATTAGCCGAAGAAGTAACATTCTTTAACAAAGGTGCAATTTTAAAAGAATTAGACAGCTTACCAAGAGATACATATTTAGAATTTGATGTTACAAAAACAAGATACCTAGATTACGATATAGTAGAAATATTAGAAGATTTTGCTTTTAAAGCAAAAGAAAGAAATATCGATATTAAATTAATTTCTAAACGTGGTATTGTAGAAAATCCACCAAGTTTTATAGAATTCTTCCAGCTAAGACCAAAGTCTAGTATTAGTTTAAGCTAA
- a CDS encoding SH3 domain-containing protein: MKYLLYIFLFFLGSVSAQNEKYFEQGNTLYNQGKYAEALSRYQAILKTNEHSAELYFNIANAHYKLNHIAPSVYYYEKALALKPNDKDIKNNLSFANNMRVDAIHNLPEVGLSKFVKNFANIMSFDAWAKVSIGLVVLFVLLYLAYYFTYTTGKKRLLFISSTLSIFLAFIALAFTFYNYNLTRQNNPAIVFAQEAQVKSEPNLRSDEAFVLHEGTKVQVLDTVNNWKKIKLSDGKTGWIPNSDIKLLDIFY, translated from the coding sequence ATGAAATACTTACTCTACATATTTTTATTCTTCTTAGGAAGCGTATCTGCACAAAATGAAAAATATTTTGAGCAAGGTAATACATTATATAATCAAGGTAAATATGCCGAAGCTTTAAGTAGGTATCAAGCTATTTTAAAAACTAACGAACACTCGGCAGAGCTTTATTTTAATATAGCAAATGCGCATTATAAATTAAATCATATAGCACCAAGTGTATATTATTATGAAAAAGCTTTAGCTTTAAAACCAAACGACAAGGATATAAAAAATAATTTGTCGTTTGCTAACAACATGCGTGTAGATGCTATACATAATTTACCAGAAGTTGGCTTATCTAAATTTGTAAAAAACTTTGCAAATATTATGTCTTTTGATGCTTGGGCAAAAGTATCTATAGGTTTGGTAGTGTTATTTGTATTATTGTATTTAGCATACTATTTTACATATACAACAGGAAAAAAACGTTTGCTTTTTATAAGTAGTACATTAAGTATATTTTTAGCCTTTATAGCATTAGCCTTTACCTTTTATAATTACAATTTAACTAGACAAAATAATCCTGCAATAGTTTTTGCACAAGAAGCACAAGTAAAAAGCGAGCCTAATTTAAGAAGTGACGAAGCTTTTGTTTTGCATGAAGGAACTAAAGTGCAGGTACTTGATACAGTAAACAATTGGAAAAAAATAAAACTTAGTGATGGTAAAACAGGTTGGATTCCAAATAGCGATATAAAATTATTAGACATTTTTTATTAA
- a CDS encoding BatD family protein gives MKLIKYISFLLIILSTSIVTAQVEFKARVSKKTLGLNERLRVDFSMNQDGDNFKAPKFSGFNIVGGPNQSVSNSWINGKRSFEKTYSYFLAPERMGDFMIEEATIEIEGKTYKSSPIVIKVTKAIDKPKDPNSPSVVASENIHLVAEVSKTNPYLNEAVTVVYKLYVSPSTGVSNWRETKDPEFDDFWSQNINPKGLKAERGKYKGEDYQFVILRRTVLYPQKTGKLEIEPLQLEVTAEVPTRRRDIFGQRLMSKVLVNVSAGSRTINVKPLPEENKPEDFNGAVGEFSINLSTSKTALNASESLQAKVEVEGKGNLKLFEIPKLNLPGSLEVYEPEHNENVRTTFNGMQGSISDSYTIVPQYKGKYPIPAISFSYFDPKTESYKRLSTNEQIVNVLEGPVYGASDNNLVTQGSEKQRVVLSNDQFAFIKTEPHFISKTQKPFFKSTAFWTSLLAPLLCIPLAIVFRRKRDERASDVVGNRLRKADRLAKKYLGAAKKSLGQKEAFYIALERALHNYLKAKLNIETSELSKDRISVLLTEKNVEQTVINDFISILENCELARYTPITTVTMQQDYDKAAKTINLIDKQIR, from the coding sequence ATGAAACTAATAAAATACATATCATTTTTATTAATAATACTTTCTACAAGTATTGTAACTGCGCAAGTAGAATTTAAAGCTAGAGTAAGTAAAAAAACACTAGGTTTAAACGAACGATTACGTGTAGATTTTTCTATGAATCAAGATGGAGATAATTTTAAAGCTCCAAAGTTTAGTGGCTTTAATATTGTTGGTGGTCCAAACCAATCTGTAAGTAACTCATGGATTAATGGTAAACGCTCATTCGAGAAAACCTATAGCTATTTTTTAGCTCCAGAACGCATGGGTGATTTTATGATAGAAGAAGCAACAATAGAAATTGAAGGCAAAACCTATAAAAGCTCACCAATAGTTATAAAAGTAACTAAAGCTATAGATAAGCCTAAAGACCCTAATAGCCCAAGTGTTGTAGCAAGTGAAAATATACATTTGGTAGCAGAGGTCTCTAAAACAAACCCTTATTTAAACGAAGCAGTTACTGTAGTTTATAAACTTTATGTTTCACCATCAACAGGAGTTAGTAACTGGAGAGAAACTAAAGATCCAGAATTCGACGATTTTTGGAGTCAAAACATAAATCCTAAAGGTTTAAAAGCCGAACGAGGTAAATATAAAGGTGAAGATTACCAGTTTGTAATATTAAGACGTACAGTTTTATACCCACAAAAAACAGGTAAATTAGAAATCGAACCATTACAATTAGAAGTCACTGCCGAAGTTCCAACAAGACGACGCGATATTTTTGGGCAACGATTAATGAGTAAAGTTCTAGTAAATGTATCAGCAGGAAGTCGTACAATAAATGTAAAACCTTTACCAGAAGAAAACAAGCCAGAAGATTTTAATGGAGCAGTAGGCGAATTTTCTATTAATTTAAGCACCTCTAAAACAGCATTAAATGCATCAGAGTCTCTACAAGCTAAAGTTGAGGTAGAAGGAAAAGGAAACTTAAAACTTTTCGAAATTCCTAAGTTAAACTTACCAGGATCTTTAGAGGTTTACGAGCCAGAACACAACGAGAACGTACGTACAACATTTAATGGGATGCAAGGTAGTATTTCAGACAGTTACACTATTGTACCGCAATACAAAGGCAAATATCCAATTCCGGCAATTTCATTTTCGTATTTCGATCCAAAAACAGAAAGTTATAAAAGACTTTCTACTAACGAACAAATTGTAAACGTTTTAGAAGGTCCGGTTTATGGAGCTTCAGATAATAATTTAGTCACTCAAGGTAGTGAAAAACAACGTGTGGTTTTAAGTAATGATCAATTTGCTTTTATTAAAACCGAGCCTCATTTTATATCTAAAACTCAAAAGCCGTTTTTTAAATCAACAGCATTCTGGACAAGCTTATTAGCGCCACTGTTATGTATACCGTTAGCTATTGTTTTTAGAAGAAAAAGAGACGAGCGCGCAAGTGATGTTGTAGGAAACAGACTTAGAAAAGCAGACCGTTTGGCTAAAAAGTATTTAGGTGCCGCAAAAAAATCTCTAGGACAAAAAGAAGCCTTTTACATAGCTTTAGAAAGAGCACTTCATAATTATTTAAAAGCAAAATTAAATATAGAAACAAGCGAGCTAAGTAAAGACAGGATTAGTGTTCTACTAACCGAAAAAAATGTAGAACAAACCGTAATTAACGATTTTATAAGTATTCTAGAAAATTGTGAATTAGCAAGATATACGCCAATTACAACCGTAACCATGCAACAAGATTACGATAAAGCAGCAAAAACAATAAACTTAATAGATAAGCAAATTAGATAA
- a CDS encoding tetratricopeptide repeat protein, producing MKNLITYIFVFVSIFSFAQEEENIKKLNKIKQTANNLIYNANDLVSEDDFVLAEMEYRKALSTQPTNTAGAYNLGHSYYKKGNFDEALYRNQQAVKNATNKTEKHRAYHNIGNILMQNKKCREAIDAYKNALRSDPTDDETRYNLGLAKECAKNQEPPQEEDDKKDDNQENEENKDKKEKEDEGENKDDKKDQGDDDKKEGDDKEDKGKPDEEKEKDGKGDDEKKEQQKPQQQPGQLSPQQIKNLLEAMNNQEQKVQEKINAEKAKGAKVQTEKDW from the coding sequence ATGAAAAATTTAATAACCTACATATTCGTATTTGTTTCAATATTTTCTTTCGCTCAAGAAGAAGAAAATATTAAAAAGCTTAATAAAATTAAGCAAACAGCAAACAATTTAATTTATAATGCTAATGATTTGGTGAGTGAAGACGATTTCGTTTTAGCAGAAATGGAATATAGAAAAGCACTTTCTACACAACCAACAAATACAGCGGGAGCATATAATTTAGGACATTCTTATTACAAAAAAGGAAATTTTGACGAAGCACTTTACCGCAATCAACAAGCAGTAAAAAATGCAACTAATAAAACCGAAAAACACAGAGCATATCATAATATAGGTAACATATTAATGCAAAATAAAAAATGTAGAGAAGCTATTGATGCATACAAAAATGCATTACGAAGCGATCCAACAGATGATGAAACACGTTACAATTTAGGTCTTGCAAAAGAATGTGCTAAAAATCAAGAGCCACCACAAGAAGAAGACGATAAAAAAGACGATAACCAAGAAAACGAAGAAAATAAAGATAAAAAGGAGAAAGAAGACGAAGGCGAAAATAAAGACGACAAAAAAGATCAGGGCGACGACGATAAAAAAGAAGGAGACGACAAAGAAGATAAAGGTAAGCCAGACGAAGAAAAAGAAAAAGACGGAAAAGGAGATGACGAAAAGAAAGAACAACAAAAGCCGCAACAGCAACCAGGACAATTATCGCCTCAACAAATTAAAAACTTGTTAGAAGCTATGAATAATCAAGAACAAAAAGTACAAGAGAAAATAAATGCCGAAAAAGCAAAAGGTGCTAAAGTTCAAACAGAAAAAGATTGGTAA
- a CDS encoding VWA domain-containing protein, with protein MFQLEEKIWFWALLVIPVIIVLFLMLQFWKRHTQNKFANQAILKRLSPNKSLFKPILKILVLCLAFASLAIALVNPKVGSKLETIKREGVDIVFAIDVSKSMLAEDIAPNRLEKSKQLVTQIINNLASDRVGIIAYAGKAFPQLPITTDYASAKMFLQNMNTDMLSSQGTAINEAIELAKTYYDDDQQTNRVLVIISDGEDHSEAAANVAEEASNEGIRIFTIGVGDAKGGPIPIKRNGVVLNYKKDKQGETVITRLNEQTLVDIAEEANGAYINGRVTSEVVDEIRDILNKMDKTEFEAKQFAEFKDQFQWFLGLAILFLIIDIFLLERKTAWLKKLNLFNENL; from the coding sequence ATGTTTCAATTAGAAGAAAAAATATGGTTTTGGGCATTATTGGTTATTCCAGTAATAATAGTGCTGTTTTTAATGCTTCAGTTTTGGAAACGTCACACACAAAACAAATTTGCAAATCAAGCAATATTAAAACGCTTAAGTCCAAACAAATCGTTATTTAAGCCAATACTAAAAATTCTCGTTTTATGTTTAGCATTTGCAAGTTTGGCAATTGCTTTAGTAAATCCAAAAGTGGGTTCAAAACTAGAAACAATTAAACGTGAAGGTGTAGATATTGTATTTGCAATAGACGTATCAAAAAGTATGCTTGCTGAAGATATTGCACCAAACCGTTTAGAGAAATCAAAACAGTTAGTTACGCAAATTATAAACAATCTAGCAAGTGACCGCGTAGGAATAATAGCTTACGCCGGTAAAGCATTTCCACAATTACCAATAACAACAGACTATGCTTCTGCGAAAATGTTTTTACAAAACATGAATACAGATATGTTGTCATCTCAAGGTACAGCAATAAACGAAGCCATAGAATTAGCCAAAACATATTATGACGATGACCAGCAAACAAATCGCGTACTTGTAATAATATCAGATGGAGAAGACCATAGTGAAGCAGCCGCAAATGTTGCCGAAGAAGCCAGTAACGAAGGTATTCGTATTTTTACAATAGGCGTTGGAGATGCAAAAGGAGGTCCAATTCCAATAAAAAGAAACGGTGTTGTTTTAAATTATAAAAAAGACAAACAAGGCGAAACCGTAATTACAAGATTAAACGAGCAAACACTTGTTGATATCGCAGAGGAAGCCAATGGCGCCTACATAAACGGTAGAGTTACAAGTGAAGTGGTAGATGAGATTAGAGACATCTTAAATAAAATGGATAAAACCGAATTTGAAGCAAAACAATTTGCAGAATTTAAAGACCAATTTCAATGGTTTTTAGGTCTAGCCATTTTGTTTTTAATTATAGATATTTTCTTATTAGAAAGAAAAACAGCATGGCTTAAAAAACTTAATCTCTTTAACGAAAATCTATAA
- a CDS encoding flavodoxin family protein, whose protein sequence is MNKGIIIQGSSRSEGDTSKIVQVLKAKTGYDVVDLNTKNIGHFDYEFNNRDDDFIPLFKNIVTNYKIIVFVTPIYWYTMSGLMKVFFDRISDFLKLEKDYGRQLRNMQMASVSSSNDSRFYNGFEMPFINSAKYLGMQYKGHLHTWVEAGRVSQEVNNSIENFVEKQILK, encoded by the coding sequence TTGAATAAAGGAATAATTATACAAGGCAGTTCTAGAAGTGAAGGCGATACAAGTAAAATTGTACAAGTTTTAAAAGCAAAAACAGGCTATGATGTAGTAGACTTAAACACAAAAAACATTGGTCATTTTGACTATGAGTTTAATAATAGAGATGACGATTTTATCCCGTTATTTAAAAACATAGTTACAAATTATAAAATAATAGTGTTTGTAACACCAATATATTGGTATACAATGAGTGGGTTAATGAAAGTTTTTTTCGATCGTATTTCAGATTTTTTAAAATTAGAAAAAGATTACGGTCGCCAGTTAAGAAACATGCAAATGGCAAGCGTAAGTAGTAGTAACGATAGCCGTTTTTATAATGGTTTCGAAATGCCTTTCATCAATTCGGCAAAATATTTAGGTATGCAATATAAAGGCCATTTACACACTTGGGTAGAAGCAGGAAGAGTGTCGCAAGAAGTAAATAATAGCATAGAGAATTTTGTTGAAAAGCAAATTTTAAAATAA